The DNA window TTCTGCGCCCGCCGCGAAATGGACCTGCTCTTTGAACCCGGCTTGAGTCCGGACTTGGCGCTCTTGCTCATGACGAGCTACCCCCATCAGCGACGTTGGTCGGGGCGACGCTCGCCGAGCGTCCCGCCAGAAACATCTCGGTCCCAATACCCATGTCGGTAAAGATCTCCAGCAGCGTGGCGTGGGGAATCCGGCCGTCGATGATGTGGCCCTTGCCCGCGCCTTCGCGCAGCGCCTTGATGCAGCACTGCACCTTGGGGATCATCCCGCCGCCGATGATGCCGTTGGCAATGGCGGCCTCCGCCTCGCGCGCGGTGAGCCGCGAGTAGATCTTGCCGTCCTTGTCTTTGACGCCCTCAACGTCGGTCATGAGGATGAGCTTCTCGGCCTCCAGTGAGGAAGCGAGCTGACCGGCCGCCACGTCGGCGTTGATGTTGTAGGTATTGCCCTGATCATCGGCGCCAACGGGCGCGACGATGGGAATGAACCCGCCGCGTGCAAGGGTGTGCAGGATCTCGGGATTGAGGTGTGCGACCTCACCCACGAATCCCAGGTCACCCGCCGGGGTTCCGTCGGGCGCAGGGGCCAGCTCCATCTTCTTGGCCGTGATCAGACCTCCGTCCTTGCCGGAGATGCCCACGGCCTTGCCGCCGTGCTTCTTGATGAGCGAGACGATGTTCTTGTTCACGCGGCCCACGAGCACTTCTTCGACCACCTGCATGGTCTCGGCATCGGTGACCCGCATGCCCTGAACGAAGTTGCTCTGGACGCCAAGACGCTCGAGCTGGCGGCTGATGGCCGGGCCGCCGCCGTGGACGACGACGACGTGAATGCCGATCAGGTGCAGAAGCAGGATGTCCTCGGCAAAGCTCGACTTGAGCTCTTCCTTGACCATGGCCGCCCCGCCGAACTTGATGACGAAGATCTTGCCCCGGAAGCGCAAAATATAAGGAAGCGCCTCGAGGAGCACCTTGGCTTTTTCGATGTAGCGTTCGACCACCACGATCGCCTGCCTCGCACAAAAAGAAATTCGGGGCCCTTCCGGGCCCCGGAAAGGGCGATTATTGGACCAAACTAGCTGAAATTACAAGATGTACCGGGAGAGGTCCTCATCCTGGACGATGCCGGAGAGGGTGTCGCTGACGTAAGCGGCGTCGATGCGGATGGTTTCCCCCTTGCGCTCTGGGGCGCTGAAGGAGACCTCTTCGAGCAGTTTCTCGAGAATCGTGTGCAGGCGCCGGGCCCCGATATTGGCGGTTCCGGCGTTCACCTTGACCGCCACATCGGCGATTTTCGCAATTCCGTCACCGGTGAACTCGACCGTCACGTCCTCGGTATCGAGCAGCGCGGCATACTGGCGGGTGAGCGCGTTCTCGGGCTCGGTGAGGATGCGCACGAAGTCCTCGTC is part of the Chrysiogenia bacterium genome and encodes:
- the argB gene encoding acetylglutamate kinase, with translation MVVVERYIEKAKVLLEALPYILRFRGKIFVIKFGGAAMVKEELKSSFAEDILLLHLIGIHVVVVHGGGPAISRQLERLGVQSNFVQGMRVTDAETMQVVEEVLVGRVNKNIVSLIKKHGGKAVGISGKDGGLITAKKMELAPAPDGTPAGDLGFVGEVAHLNPEILHTLARGGFIPIVAPVGADDQGNTYNINADVAAGQLASSLEAEKLILMTDVEGVKDKDGKIYSRLTAREAEAAIANGIIGGGMIPKVQCCIKALREGAGKGHIIDGRIPHATLLEIFTDMGIGTEMFLAGRSASVAPTNVADGGSSS
- a CDS encoding AAA family ATPase, whose translation is IDEFDKIAGRSDASRGPDVSRQGVQRDILPIIEGSNVNTKYGMVRTDHILFVAAGAFHVSKPSDLIPELQGRFPIRVELDSLSDEDFVRILTEPENALTRQYAALLDTEDVTVEFTGDGIAKIADVAVKVNAGTANIGARRLHTILEKLLEEVSFSAPERKGETIRIDAAYVSDTLSGIVQDEDLSRYIL